The Neurospora crassa OR74A linkage group IV, whole genome shotgun sequence genome has a segment encoding these proteins:
- a CDS encoding cyclin domain-containing protein, which translates to MQLAMSSSFILRQLLNLLQKQTLYVQSNSRPSPADKAIMSHMVNPLATPEQLYQRRSFSALPTELQDAIFFSTQCLTQAAGLLLQLPQSVTAQANVLLARYWLVEPMMSHEFSDISAASVYLIAKLSPYPRSPRDLALVYNYLLSPSSTFFHPSSAPTSDDSQPPQQPPPPSPPTNIPNDYYLPEHVYNSFHTRLLRCESRILYALSFDTHVSLPHPLAITYLQALDFLNTSKSTISKRTLPYLNTALLSPQMLYLTSQPNALAVAAIYNAAKDVGAKMPECEWWEVFDVDREELGFLVVGMRSVDAWGRKMREDVERMKAGTGSGSKRGGMITRRDIEGELRRRGISLGNGDDDGGITGVGSEEPVDMEAEMARRMDEKMAEIEGSAS; encoded by the exons ATGCAGCTCGCGATGTCCTCCAGCTTCATCTTGCGCCAGTTACTCAATCTTTTACAAAAACAAACCCTCTACGTTCAATCAAATTCAAGACCATCTCCAGCCGACAAAGCAATCATGTCGCATATGGTCAATCCCCTGGCGACGCCAGAACAGCTCTACCAACGGCGTTCCTTCAGCGCGCTTCCCACAGAGCTGCAAgacgccatcttcttctcaaccCAATGCCTCACCCAAGCAGCCGGTctgctcctccagctcccacAATCTGTTACAGCCCAGGCGAATGTCCTCCTCGCGCGATACTGGCTAGTGGAACCCATGATGTCCCATGAATTCAGC gACATCTCAGCCGCTTCCGTTTACTTAATCGCCAAACTATCCCCATACCCTCGCTCCCCGCGCGACCTCGCTCTCGTATACAACTACCTCCTCTCTCCatcctcgaccttcttccACCCATCATCCGCGCCCACGTCCGACGactcacaaccaccacaacaaccaccaccaccatcaccaccaaccaacatCCCAAACGACTACTACCTCCCCGAACACGTCTACAACTCCTTCCACACACGTCTTCTCCGCTGCGAATCCCGCATCCTTTACGCGCTCTCCTTCGACACGCACGtctccctcccccacccCTTGGCCATCACATACCTCCAAGCTCTCGACttcctcaacacctccaAGTCCACGATATCGAAACGGACGCTCCCGTACCTGAACACGGCGCTCCTGTCGCCGCAGATGCTGTATTTGACCAGCCAGCCGAACGCGCTGGCCGTGGCGGCTATTTACAACGCGGCTAAGGACGTGGGCGCCAAGATGCCCGAGTGCGAGTGGTGGGAGGTATTTGATGTGGATCGGGAGGAGCTGGGGttcttggtggtgggcatGAGGAGCGTGGATGCCtgggggaggaagatgagagaGGATGTGGAGAGGATGAAGGCGGGGACAGGAAGTGGTAGCAAAAGAGGCGGTATGATTACGAGGAGGGATATAGAGGGTGAACTAAGGAGGAGGGGTATAAGTCTTGGcaacggtgatgatgatggtgggaTCACTGGTGTTGGATCTGAAGAGCCGGTTGATATGGAGGCGGAAatggcgaggaggatggatgAAAAGATGGCGGAGATTGAGGGCAGTGCTTCCTGA